Proteins encoded together in one Terriglobus sp. TAA 43 window:
- the cmk gene encoding (d)CMP kinase yields the protein MTSASQNETRRGLIVAIDGPAGAGKSTVAAHLARTFGLLNLETGAMYRALALKALHNNVVVTDGAAVLALTHNTTITLEPSASGNRVLLDGEDVTAALRNPDVTQAASQVSIHGPVRVWMVNAQRALGLAAASGVVMEGRDIGTVVFPDADVKIFLDASVEARGDRRFTQQPTAESKEDLLRDMRERDKRDRERTESPLRPAEDAVLVDTTGMTLDQVLERASAIVANIANR from the coding sequence ATGACTTCTGCTTCTCAGAACGAAACCCGCCGCGGCCTGATCGTAGCGATTGATGGCCCCGCAGGCGCGGGCAAAAGCACCGTCGCTGCGCATCTGGCGCGCACCTTTGGCCTGCTCAATCTGGAAACCGGCGCCATGTATCGCGCCCTGGCTCTCAAAGCTCTGCACAACAACGTCGTTGTCACCGATGGCGCTGCCGTCCTCGCGCTCACACATAACACCACCATCACGCTTGAGCCCAGTGCCAGCGGCAACCGCGTTCTGCTGGATGGTGAAGACGTCACCGCTGCTCTGCGCAACCCCGATGTAACGCAGGCCGCCTCGCAGGTCTCCATTCACGGCCCGGTACGCGTGTGGATGGTCAATGCACAACGCGCCCTCGGCCTGGCTGCAGCTTCCGGCGTGGTGATGGAAGGCCGCGATATCGGCACCGTCGTATTCCCCGATGCTGACGTCAAAATTTTTCTCGATGCCAGCGTGGAAGCACGTGGTGATCGCCGCTTCACACAGCAGCCAACAGCCGAATCCAAGGAAGATCTTCTTCGTGACATGCGCGAACGCGACAAGCGCGACCGCGAGCGTACGGAGAGCCCTCTGCGCCCTGCAGAGGACGCCGTTCTGGTGGATACCACCGGCATGACACTGGATCAGGTTCTGGAACGCGCCTCAGCAATCGTGGCAAATATCGCCAATCGTTAG
- a CDS encoding cold-shock protein, with amino-acid sequence MEQGTVKWFNDAKGFGFVSRENGEDVFVHYSAIQSNGFKSLQEGQAVQFNVVKGPKGWQASDVTPL; translated from the coding sequence ATGGAACAGGGCACAGTGAAGTGGTTCAACGACGCAAAGGGATTCGGGTTCGTCAGCCGTGAAAATGGCGAGGACGTCTTCGTACACTACTCGGCAATCCAGTCCAATGGCTTTAAGAGCCTGCAGGAAGGCCAGGCAGTGCAGTTCAACGTGGTGAAGGGACCCAAGGGCTGGCAGGCGTCGGACGTCACGCCTCTCTAA
- a CDS encoding energy transducer TonB, whose product MFEMSIVESSGALKSKSSRFVWITATFNAMVVGAMILVPLLYPEALPRTSLMSAVTAPPPPPHPAPVQQATQQRAVKPVAAMNIFTAPRTIPSTIDRTHDDAPPATGINDGMLIAGATGIGPGTVDGLGVAPPPPVVTVVKPKATAPVPISSGVVAGNRLSGNQPVYPAIAKAAGVLGAVVLRAIISKTGEIQRLTVLSGHEMLRNSAVAAVQTWRYRPYLLNGEPTDVETTITVNFSLGG is encoded by the coding sequence ATGTTCGAGATGTCGATCGTCGAATCGTCGGGCGCGCTGAAGTCAAAGTCCAGCCGCTTTGTGTGGATCACCGCCACGTTCAACGCAATGGTTGTCGGTGCCATGATCCTGGTTCCACTTCTGTATCCGGAGGCGTTGCCACGGACATCGCTGATGTCCGCTGTGACAGCGCCTCCGCCACCTCCCCACCCTGCACCTGTTCAGCAAGCCACGCAACAACGCGCAGTGAAGCCCGTGGCTGCAATGAACATATTCACCGCTCCAAGAACGATCCCGAGCACGATTGATCGCACGCATGATGATGCGCCGCCTGCGACAGGGATCAATGATGGAATGTTGATCGCCGGAGCTACTGGTATCGGTCCTGGCACCGTTGACGGGTTGGGAGTTGCTCCTCCTCCACCAGTTGTCACTGTGGTGAAGCCGAAGGCGACTGCTCCTGTGCCCATCTCCAGTGGAGTGGTTGCTGGCAACAGGCTTTCGGGAAATCAACCTGTCTATCCAGCGATTGCGAAGGCCGCAGGTGTATTGGGGGCAGTGGTGTTGCGTGCCATCATCTCGAAGACCGGAGAGATTCAACGACTCACCGTACTCTCGGGCCACGAGATGCTTCGCAACAGTGCAGTGGCTGCGGTGCAGACGTGGCGGTATCGGCCTTACCTGTTGAATGGCGAACCAACCGACGTGGAGACGACCATCACAGTGAATTTCTCGCTCGGCGGATAA
- a CDS encoding citrate synthase: MSQAVAPRGLEGIVATTSGICWIDGEAGVLSYRGIDIHELAAKSTFEETTYLLWFGKLPTAAELEDFKQKLAATRTLPANVVDFLKTLPKEANVMEVLRTTVSLLSIGDPDDTDSSHEANVRKSFRLTSQIAMIVAYFDRIRKGKAIVEADTTLTHAGNFLYMLTGVKPIAEAEKAFDCALILHADHELNASTFAARVIAATLSDVHSAITGAIGALKGPLHGGANEAVMKLLYEIDAAGADPVEYVKNLLNNKVKVSGFGHRVYKTEDPRATHLRRMSKDLGTAAGNAKWYEMSEKIEGYVRSEKKLNANVDFYSASTYTTLGIDMDLFTPIFAVSRISGWAAHVIEQHDNNRLIRPRAEYTGPAYPAAYVPMAQRS, encoded by the coding sequence ATGTCGCAGGCAGTTGCCCCCCGCGGGCTTGAAGGGATTGTTGCTACGACCTCCGGTATCTGCTGGATTGATGGTGAGGCGGGCGTCCTTTCCTATCGCGGCATTGATATTCACGAGCTCGCCGCCAAATCCACTTTTGAAGAAACAACGTACCTGCTTTGGTTTGGCAAACTGCCCACCGCCGCGGAACTGGAAGACTTCAAGCAGAAACTCGCAGCCACCCGCACGCTTCCCGCAAACGTCGTCGATTTCCTGAAGACGCTGCCCAAAGAAGCCAATGTGATGGAAGTGTTGCGCACCACCGTCAGCCTGCTCAGCATTGGCGATCCGGACGACACCGACAGCAGCCACGAAGCCAACGTGCGCAAGAGCTTCCGCCTTACCTCGCAGATTGCCATGATCGTGGCGTACTTCGATCGCATCCGCAAGGGCAAGGCCATCGTCGAGGCCGACACCACGCTCACCCACGCGGGCAACTTCCTTTACATGCTCACGGGCGTAAAGCCCATTGCAGAGGCTGAGAAGGCATTCGATTGCGCGTTGATCCTGCACGCCGACCACGAACTGAACGCCTCCACCTTTGCTGCACGCGTCATCGCCGCAACGCTTAGCGATGTGCACTCCGCCATTACCGGCGCTATCGGCGCGCTCAAGGGACCGCTACACGGCGGTGCCAACGAAGCTGTGATGAAGCTGCTTTACGAGATCGATGCCGCTGGCGCCGACCCCGTGGAGTATGTGAAGAATCTGCTGAACAACAAGGTGAAGGTCTCCGGCTTCGGCCATCGCGTGTACAAGACGGAAGACCCGCGCGCTACCCACCTGCGCCGCATGTCGAAGGACCTTGGCACCGCCGCTGGCAATGCCAAGTGGTACGAGATGAGCGAAAAAATTGAAGGCTACGTGCGCAGCGAAAAGAAGCTCAACGCAAACGTGGACTTCTACTCAGCCTCCACCTACACCACGCTCGGCATCGACATGGATCTGTTCACGCCCATCTTTGCGGTAAGCCGCATCTCCGGCTGGGCAGCACATGTAATCGAGCAGCACGACAACAACCGCCTGATCCGTCCGCGCGCCGAATACACCGGCCCGGCGTATCCCGCGGCCTACGTTCCGATGGCCCAGCGTTCGTAA
- a CDS encoding DNRLRE domain-containing protein — protein sequence MRLCLTPLRTAHRQSVTAALAFAGVLLLPGCVHGQAATLAADTAVDTGRASINFGSLSNLYINSTSTALLRFDLGMLPSGTTGSQISRATLRLYVNRVNTPGVVGVAPVSAAWAEGAVTAQTLPPRGTVAQVFAVTDEAQFVTVDVTAMVQAWVNAPTTNFGLALTASTADVALDSKESDTTAHPAELEIALTSGVVGPVGPQGPKGDTGATGAQGPAGPAGGPAGPQGPVGPQGPKGDKGDPGTNASGMAYKGAWGQTTLYVAGDVVTSANAAWVSLVAANTGNVPSTFSASWGLLVPAASGGSGSGNGLQYAGAYVSTTNYSTNQVVTWQSAAWVSLHDVNHGNTPDTSSGDWSVLVPASTNPATITTIINGLLFDGAYAPTTSYATNHVVTWQNTAWVSLHDANHGNAPDVSMNDWAVLVPAGIGIQGPQGVAGTTGPQGPQGVKGDTGDIGPQGDRGATGATGRPGFVYQGAYASATNYAAGDVVVWQGGSWSSLVDSNQGNTPDSSPTYWGALTSQGPQGAKGDKGDTGVPGPQGPAGMVGAAGQQGPTGPVGSTGPQGAPGRDGAQGVQGDRGPVGPQGDPGPAGMTWRGTYASSTNYAANDAVAWQGQTWLSLHGENQGNTPDSSPADWTLLAAAGATGSQGPQGVQGLQGVQGPAGPQGAKGDTGDTGAQGSQGIAGMQYLGAYNSSTSYALHDAVTYAGGTWISLQATNHGNPPDSSALWWQQIAAPGAQGPMGSQGVAGPQGAAGSQGVQGPTGPAGPQGQPVRFLGPWSATTAYTTGDAVFYGGSAYIAFGAVTGNAPGVSPVWQLLAQKGDTGAAGLPGTQGIQGPQGSQGASGATGPQGAAGLQWKGAWNASTGYVTGDAVSYGGSAYISTSDVNVAVTPGTSALWSLLAAAGVAGPAGTNGNNGTDGATGAAATIQVGTVTTGAAGSNVVVQNAGSSNAAVLNFTIPQGATGAAGSPGLTYKGTWLNGTGYSLGDVVFEAGSSYVSRRSTNTADPSVSVANNTGDWSLLASQGSPGPATVAIGTVTSGAAAAVTNTGTSNAAVLNFTLPKGDTGSTGAVGLTFLGAWDSSISYAPTSVVTYNGSAYFARAASSGVHPVGDATSVSAWALLAAAGVAGAAGVAPSISVSATHTGAAGTSAIVKNVSTDPTSIQLDFTIPKGDTGATGPTGATGPTGSGGGGGSFFTSVHAVANGVAQYYNPLTDVKSATELGTVLQWLPSTCNLSSVQAYYYAAAITGGQTTNAQLTIRTGTPGNMSANPSTACTVAPNTTTTCTGPGTLGAGNFVSLYISTIATTTSYLYTQFSCN from the coding sequence ATGCGATTGTGTTTGACTCCATTGCGGACTGCGCATAGGCAGTCCGTTACCGCGGCGCTGGCATTTGCGGGCGTGTTGCTGTTGCCGGGGTGTGTCCACGGGCAGGCGGCGACGCTGGCTGCGGATACCGCTGTGGATACTGGTCGCGCGTCCATCAACTTTGGCTCGTTGAGCAATCTGTACATCAACAGCACCAGCACGGCGTTGCTGCGTTTTGACTTGGGAATGTTGCCGTCTGGCACGACCGGATCGCAGATCAGCCGGGCCACGCTGCGGCTCTATGTGAATCGTGTGAATACGCCGGGAGTGGTGGGTGTTGCGCCGGTTTCGGCGGCATGGGCGGAAGGTGCAGTGACCGCGCAGACACTGCCTCCACGGGGCACGGTGGCGCAGGTGTTTGCCGTGACAGATGAGGCGCAGTTTGTGACCGTCGACGTCACGGCGATGGTGCAGGCGTGGGTGAATGCACCGACCACGAATTTTGGCCTCGCGCTTACAGCGTCCACGGCGGATGTGGCGTTGGATAGCAAGGAAAGCGATACGACGGCGCATCCAGCTGAGTTGGAGATTGCGCTGACCAGCGGTGTGGTGGGGCCGGTTGGACCGCAGGGGCCGAAGGGCGATACGGGAGCCACGGGCGCGCAGGGACCGGCTGGGCCTGCGGGTGGTCCTGCTGGCCCGCAAGGGCCTGTTGGACCTCAGGGGCCGAAGGGTGACAAGGGCGATCCGGGGACGAACGCCTCGGGCATGGCCTACAAGGGTGCGTGGGGCCAGACAACCCTGTATGTGGCGGGTGATGTTGTCACGTCGGCCAATGCTGCGTGGGTGTCGCTGGTTGCAGCGAATACGGGGAATGTGCCGAGTACGTTCTCAGCATCGTGGGGGCTGCTGGTTCCTGCCGCGAGTGGCGGGTCGGGTTCGGGAAACGGGCTGCAGTATGCCGGGGCGTACGTGTCCACGACGAACTACAGCACGAACCAGGTAGTGACGTGGCAAAGTGCGGCCTGGGTCTCGTTGCACGATGTCAATCACGGAAATACTCCGGATACTTCGTCGGGTGACTGGTCTGTGCTGGTGCCTGCTTCGACGAATCCAGCCACGATAACGACCATCATCAATGGGTTGCTGTTTGATGGCGCGTACGCGCCTACGACGAGTTATGCGACGAACCATGTGGTGACCTGGCAGAACACAGCCTGGGTCTCGCTGCATGATGCGAATCACGGCAATGCGCCGGATGTTTCGATGAATGACTGGGCCGTGCTGGTGCCTGCTGGCATTGGGATTCAGGGACCGCAGGGCGTCGCTGGGACCACCGGACCACAGGGGCCTCAGGGTGTGAAGGGCGACACGGGTGACATTGGGCCTCAGGGTGACCGCGGTGCGACGGGCGCTACGGGGCGTCCGGGGTTTGTGTATCAGGGTGCGTATGCATCTGCCACGAACTATGCAGCGGGCGATGTGGTGGTGTGGCAGGGCGGGTCGTGGTCTTCACTGGTGGATTCGAATCAAGGGAACACGCCCGATAGTTCGCCAACGTATTGGGGCGCGTTGACCTCGCAAGGGCCTCAGGGTGCCAAGGGTGACAAAGGCGACACCGGAGTTCCTGGACCGCAGGGCCCGGCGGGTATGGTTGGTGCGGCTGGGCAGCAGGGGCCGACCGGGCCTGTCGGATCAACGGGGCCTCAGGGTGCTCCGGGTCGTGATGGTGCCCAGGGAGTGCAGGGTGATCGTGGACCGGTGGGGCCTCAGGGTGATCCGGGGCCCGCGGGGATGACGTGGCGGGGGACGTATGCGTCGTCCACGAACTACGCCGCGAACGATGCCGTCGCGTGGCAGGGACAGACCTGGCTTTCGCTGCATGGGGAGAACCAGGGGAATACGCCGGACAGCTCACCTGCGGACTGGACGCTGTTGGCCGCGGCGGGAGCTACGGGGTCGCAAGGGCCGCAGGGTGTTCAGGGACTTCAAGGGGTGCAAGGGCCAGCGGGTCCCCAAGGTGCGAAGGGTGATACCGGCGATACCGGCGCTCAAGGCTCGCAGGGTATTGCGGGAATGCAGTATCTGGGCGCTTACAACAGCAGCACCAGTTACGCGTTGCATGACGCGGTGACGTATGCGGGCGGGACATGGATTTCACTGCAGGCGACGAACCATGGCAATCCACCGGATTCGTCGGCGCTGTGGTGGCAGCAGATTGCTGCTCCGGGAGCGCAGGGGCCGATGGGTTCGCAGGGTGTTGCAGGGCCACAGGGAGCTGCGGGATCGCAGGGTGTACAGGGTCCGACGGGACCGGCAGGACCGCAAGGACAGCCAGTACGCTTTCTGGGGCCGTGGTCGGCGACAACCGCATACACGACGGGCGATGCGGTGTTTTACGGCGGGTCGGCGTATATCGCTTTCGGTGCGGTTACGGGGAATGCTCCCGGTGTGAGTCCGGTGTGGCAGTTGCTGGCGCAGAAGGGCGATACAGGAGCGGCGGGTTTGCCGGGCACACAGGGAATTCAGGGTCCTCAGGGAAGCCAGGGAGCGTCTGGTGCAACCGGGCCGCAAGGCGCTGCGGGATTGCAGTGGAAGGGCGCATGGAACGCCAGCACCGGGTATGTGACGGGTGATGCGGTTTCGTATGGCGGTTCCGCTTACATCTCCACGTCTGATGTGAATGTGGCGGTGACGCCGGGAACGTCGGCGTTGTGGTCACTGTTGGCGGCTGCGGGTGTCGCGGGGCCTGCGGGGACGAACGGCAACAATGGCACGGATGGTGCTACGGGTGCAGCCGCGACGATTCAGGTGGGGACAGTCACGACTGGCGCCGCCGGTAGCAATGTGGTGGTGCAGAACGCGGGTAGTAGCAATGCTGCTGTTTTGAATTTCACCATTCCGCAGGGAGCGACCGGGGCCGCGGGTTCGCCGGGTTTGACGTACAAGGGAACGTGGCTGAACGGTACCGGATACAGCCTGGGGGACGTGGTTTTCGAAGCGGGTTCTTCGTATGTGTCCCGGCGTAGTACGAATACCGCTGATCCGTCAGTGTCCGTTGCGAACAATACCGGCGATTGGTCATTGCTCGCTTCGCAGGGAAGCCCGGGACCTGCAACCGTTGCGATAGGCACAGTGACCAGCGGTGCAGCGGCTGCTGTTACGAACACCGGGACTTCGAATGCAGCGGTATTGAACTTCACCTTGCCGAAGGGCGATACGGGCTCAACCGGCGCGGTGGGGCTTACGTTTCTGGGTGCGTGGGACAGTTCCATTTCCTACGCGCCGACGAGTGTGGTCACGTACAACGGTTCGGCTTACTTCGCACGTGCTGCCAGTAGCGGGGTTCATCCGGTCGGGGATGCGACGAGTGTGTCGGCATGGGCTCTCCTGGCGGCGGCGGGAGTCGCAGGTGCAGCCGGAGTGGCGCCGTCGATCAGCGTATCTGCCACGCACACCGGAGCGGCGGGAACCTCTGCGATTGTGAAGAACGTGAGCACCGACCCGACGAGCATCCAGCTGGACTTCACCATCCCAAAGGGCGATACCGGCGCGACCGGACCTACGGGTGCGACCGGGCCTACGGGCTCGGGCGGTGGGGGCGGCTCGTTCTTCACGTCAGTCCACGCGGTTGCGAATGGTGTGGCGCAGTATTACAACCCTCTGACGGATGTGAAAAGCGCCACGGAGTTGGGGACAGTGCTGCAGTGGCTACCTTCCACCTGCAATCTGTCCAGCGTCCAAGCGTATTACTACGCGGCCGCCATTACTGGCGGTCAGACGACGAATGCGCAATTGACCATTCGGACAGGCACGCCGGGGAATATGAGCGCGAATCCGTCCACAGCCTGCACCGTGGCACCGAACACCACGACGACATGCACAGGGCCGGGAACTCTGGGGGCCGGCAACTTTGTGTCGCTTTACATCTCGACGATCGCGACGACAACGTCGTACCTGTACACGCAGTTCAGTTGTAATTAG
- the polX gene encoding DNA polymerase/3'-5' exonuclease PolX, with the protein MDNITMARLLEETAALLEIDAADAFRVRSYRRAAEAVEQQTTPLVTLVDDPKQLLAIGGIGKGMAANIVDLVRTGSMPMRDELLKKYKPSMLELLRLPGMGPKTVALMWSALEISNIDELETAAKAGQLAKLPRFGQKQVDKLLKGIEDAKKNSGRYRIDNAAEIAETISKLIREFPGIETITPAGSLRRGKESVGDLDLLVTGPACEPDVVSAAVEHVASLPLIDTLLARGQNKVSFTLRNQLQVDVRLLPRASYGAALQYFTGSKMHNVLLRQKALKRGYTLSEYALARMNPQEGESAIVAAATEEEIYAAMGMQWIPPELRENCGELEMAEANTLPQLITLDDIRGDVHMHTVATDGTFTIREMAEGALLRGLKYIAITDHSKNLAMTNGLDDARARDHIRAIHAVDAEMEGRIRVFAGIEVDILQDGSLDLEDETLAQMDVVIGSIHSAFNLPAEEQTERLLSAIENPYLHILGHPTGRKVLKRDPYPFDMDKVLRRCAELGVAVEHNAAPARADLSDLNLRKTKSLGCKISVNTDAHSLEDLDKMRFGITQLRRAWLTKDDVLNTLDADAFLKALRPRPTQVRA; encoded by the coding sequence ATGGACAACATCACCATGGCGCGCCTGCTGGAAGAAACCGCGGCGCTGCTGGAGATTGACGCAGCCGATGCTTTTCGCGTGCGCAGCTATCGTCGCGCAGCCGAAGCTGTCGAACAGCAAACCACCCCACTTGTCACGCTTGTTGACGATCCCAAACAGTTGCTTGCCATTGGCGGCATCGGCAAAGGCATGGCCGCGAACATTGTGGACCTGGTTCGCACTGGTTCCATGCCCATGCGCGACGAACTGCTGAAGAAATACAAGCCATCCATGCTGGAGCTTCTTCGCCTGCCCGGCATGGGGCCAAAGACCGTTGCGCTGATGTGGAGCGCACTTGAGATCTCCAACATCGATGAGCTTGAGACAGCCGCCAAAGCAGGCCAACTGGCAAAGCTTCCCCGCTTCGGACAGAAGCAGGTGGACAAGCTGCTCAAAGGCATTGAAGACGCTAAGAAGAACAGCGGTCGCTATCGGATCGACAATGCAGCAGAGATCGCTGAGACCATCAGCAAACTCATTCGCGAATTTCCCGGCATTGAAACCATCACACCCGCAGGCTCTTTACGACGCGGTAAGGAATCTGTTGGCGACCTTGATCTTCTTGTCACCGGCCCTGCGTGTGAACCGGATGTTGTCAGTGCTGCTGTAGAGCATGTTGCATCACTGCCGTTGATTGATACGCTGCTTGCACGCGGTCAGAACAAGGTTAGCTTCACGCTGCGCAATCAACTGCAGGTGGATGTGCGGTTGCTGCCACGCGCAAGCTACGGCGCGGCGTTGCAGTACTTCACCGGCTCCAAGATGCACAACGTGTTGCTGCGCCAGAAAGCACTGAAGCGCGGCTACACGTTGAGCGAATATGCGTTGGCACGCATGAATCCTCAGGAGGGTGAGAGCGCCATCGTTGCTGCCGCCACCGAGGAAGAGATCTACGCAGCAATGGGCATGCAGTGGATACCACCAGAACTGCGCGAAAACTGCGGCGAACTGGAGATGGCAGAAGCCAACACATTGCCGCAACTCATCACGCTGGATGACATTCGCGGCGACGTCCACATGCACACCGTCGCCACCGATGGCACATTCACCATCCGCGAGATGGCAGAAGGTGCACTGCTGCGCGGGTTGAAGTACATCGCGATCACGGACCACTCGAAGAACCTGGCCATGACGAACGGCCTGGACGATGCTCGCGCACGCGATCACATCCGCGCTATCCATGCCGTGGATGCAGAGATGGAAGGCCGCATCCGCGTCTTCGCAGGCATTGAGGTGGACATCCTGCAGGACGGCTCGCTGGACCTGGAAGACGAAACGCTCGCGCAGATGGATGTGGTCATTGGCAGCATTCACTCCGCGTTCAATCTGCCTGCAGAGGAACAGACCGAGCGTCTGCTGAGCGCCATTGAGAATCCATATCTGCACATCCTGGGTCATCCCACCGGACGCAAAGTGTTGAAGCGTGATCCGTATCCATTCGACATGGACAAGGTGCTTCGTCGATGTGCAGAACTGGGCGTTGCGGTGGAACACAACGCGGCTCCCGCGCGTGCTGACCTCAGCGATCTCAACCTGCGTAAAACGAAATCGCTGGGCTGCAAGATCAGCGTGAACACTGACGCGCATTCACTGGAAGACCTAGACAAGATGCGCTTCGGCATCACACAACTTCGTCGTGCATGGCTTACGAAAGACGACGTTTTGAATACACTTGACGCCGACGCGTTTCTTAAAGCGCTTCGTCCCCGTCCAACGCAGGTGAGAGCATAG
- a CDS encoding cold shock domain-containing protein: protein MAQYKGTVKWFNNAKGYGFLGRDDGGADVFVHYSAIQLDGYKSLKEGDPVEFDVIQGSKGPQADAVILTAA, encoded by the coding sequence GTGGCACAGTACAAGGGCACAGTAAAGTGGTTCAACAATGCAAAGGGCTATGGCTTTCTGGGACGCGATGACGGTGGCGCGGATGTTTTCGTGCACTACAGCGCGATCCAGTTGGATGGCTATAAGAGCCTGAAGGAAGGCGACCCGGTGGAGTTCGACGTGATTCAAGGCTCCAAAGGACCGCAGGCCGACGCAGTCATTCTGACGGCAGCCTAA
- a CDS encoding FAD-binding oxidoreductase yields MRSPDVVIAGAGLIGLSCALELRAAGVAVTVVERGRAGQQASWAAGGMIGVDDSTHPHPPELVAMAQHSGNLYRDYLEIIAERGGTRVPYETEWVLEQAEGWRHHRTTLAALAGSGYRRHAEPSLDPRKLFNALRDAVTKSDITIQEDTPVRGAFQREGGIDVRVKDSVISCGTFLDCTGAWSPPPVHPAKGQMLRLNAPGAMSARGLGNIVVRTRDIYLIPRLDGTIVIGSTIEDSGFDRTVHDTDIQHLRAEAAALLPALADAPEVERWAGLRPDTPDHLPLMGRTGDHSFVAAGHFRNGILLAPATAQAMAELILNEPPVLNLQAFRPQRFSDYAA; encoded by the coding sequence ATGCGATCCCCCGATGTTGTCATTGCTGGTGCCGGACTGATTGGCCTCTCATGCGCCCTGGAGCTGCGAGCGGCAGGCGTGGCCGTCACCGTGGTGGAGCGTGGGCGCGCAGGCCAGCAGGCCTCCTGGGCCGCAGGCGGCATGATCGGGGTCGACGATTCCACGCATCCGCATCCGCCCGAGCTGGTGGCCATGGCGCAGCACAGTGGCAACCTCTATCGCGACTACCTCGAAATCATCGCGGAACGTGGAGGCACCCGCGTGCCCTACGAAACGGAATGGGTGCTGGAACAGGCCGAAGGCTGGCGTCACCATCGCACGACGCTCGCCGCACTCGCGGGATCGGGTTATCGCCGACACGCTGAACCCAGCCTTGATCCTCGCAAGCTTTTCAACGCGCTTCGCGACGCGGTGACAAAGTCCGACATCACCATCCAGGAAGACACACCCGTCCGCGGCGCATTTCAGCGTGAAGGTGGCATCGACGTCCGAGTGAAGGACAGCGTGATCTCCTGCGGCACGTTCCTCGACTGCACCGGCGCATGGAGTCCGCCGCCCGTGCATCCCGCAAAAGGCCAGATGCTGCGCCTGAACGCTCCGGGAGCCATGTCGGCGCGCGGCCTTGGAAACATCGTTGTACGCACGCGAGACATCTACCTGATCCCACGCCTGGACGGCACCATCGTGATCGGTTCCACGATTGAAGACTCAGGCTTCGACCGCACCGTACACGACACGGATATCCAGCATTTACGCGCCGAAGCCGCCGCTCTGCTGCCCGCTCTCGCTGACGCTCCAGAGGTCGAGCGCTGGGCCGGTCTGCGCCCTGACACCCCTGACCATCTGCCCCTGATGGGCCGCACCGGCGACCACTCCTTCGTCGCTGCGGGGCACTTCCGCAACGGCATTCTGCTGGCTCCGGCAACCGCGCAGGCCATGGCTGAACTCATCCTCAATGAGCCGCCTGTTCTCAATCTGCAGGCCTTCCGTCCGCAGCGATTCTCGGACTACGCGGCCTGA
- a CDS encoding NUDIX hydrolase, which yields MLDAGFDTLIAMAKRIAPTAPAKKKLTKLSSPKAKKGVVASAEMPKLPIKAPRVPKGKAQILSSKKAYQGKVFSVFTEKVREPNGVEAIRDVVRHSGSVVVLAVDESTNPADPLVVIERQFRHAADQYLLELPAGRVEPGEKTLAAAKRELIEETGYRAKKWTKLVRYYASPGFVAEWMEIYLATGIVAGTAQPEDDEKIEVRLLPLSELVRMCAAGEIHDGKTIVGALSYAQRLRDLSGK from the coding sequence GTGTTGGATGCAGGTTTTGATACGTTGATTGCTATGGCCAAGCGTATCGCACCCACCGCCCCCGCAAAGAAAAAACTCACCAAGCTTTCCAGCCCAAAAGCGAAGAAGGGTGTCGTGGCCTCTGCAGAGATGCCGAAGCTGCCCATCAAGGCACCCCGAGTGCCAAAGGGCAAGGCACAAATCCTGTCCTCAAAAAAGGCATATCAGGGCAAAGTCTTCAGCGTATTCACCGAAAAAGTGCGCGAACCGAATGGCGTGGAAGCCATCCGCGATGTCGTTCGGCACTCCGGTTCGGTGGTTGTGTTAGCGGTTGATGAAAGCACCAACCCCGCCGATCCCCTCGTGGTGATCGAGCGCCAGTTCCGCCACGCGGCTGACCAGTACCTGCTTGAGCTTCCTGCCGGACGCGTGGAACCCGGCGAAAAGACCCTGGCAGCCGCCAAGCGCGAACTAATTGAAGAGACCGGCTACCGCGCGAAGAAGTGGACAAAGCTGGTCCGCTATTACGCCAGCCCCGGCTTCGTTGCGGAGTGGATGGAGATCTATCTGGCCACTGGAATCGTCGCTGGCACGGCTCAGCCTGAGGACGATGAAAAGATTGAGGTTCGCCTTCTGCCGCTTTCGGAGCTGGTAAGGATGTGTGCCGCAGGTGAGATTCACGATGGCAAAACCATCGTTGGTGCACTGAGCTATGCGCAGCGGTTGCGCGATCTTTCCGGTAAGTAA